A genome region from Ligilactobacillus cholophilus includes the following:
- a CDS encoding Ig-like domain-containing protein, translating to MQQLLVKAQKNVQAILLAVATILGFLFLSGSNVQVAQLSANGAGADDAVVTDANGKNVTGQELNKYTYYNVAYKWSLPENTTVKAGDTVTFTLPSDVQIRVADTKFDVTDEEGHVVGEFEIAKNSSTGTLTFNDYFGKNNVKDIHGILNIKVNGTQENEANEWFLNKAGWLDSQNKPNWTIVYNPQSKSLTNVQIKDTLQNNQTYDVNSIQLWYGHVVNNQFVADQKVTNPVEQGLVKLSNNNTEMTVKFDKLDKAVQLVYQTNANTSNGEVSLVNNVDASCDQLGSATMTSTIEVGGDATAAGTQNASSSSSIMSSSSSANSSSVSASSSSSVCSSSSTISSSMISSSSTNCRPNNPHRPCRPQRPCHPQHPCHPCHPCRPQRPVCPPTLS from the coding sequence ATGCAACAACTTTTAGTGAAAGCACAAAAAAATGTGCAAGCTATTTTGTTAGCAGTAGCTACTATCTTAGGATTTTTATTCTTAAGTGGTAGTAATGTGCAAGTTGCGCAATTATCAGCAAATGGGGCGGGTGCTGATGATGCAGTTGTTACAGATGCTAATGGAAAAAATGTAACTGGTCAAGAATTAAACAAGTATACATATTACAATGTAGCTTATAAGTGGTCATTACCTGAAAATACCACAGTTAAAGCTGGAGATACTGTGACATTTACTTTACCAAGTGATGTTCAAATTCGTGTTGCTGATACAAAATTTGATGTAACAGATGAGGAAGGTCATGTAGTTGGTGAATTTGAAATTGCTAAAAATTCATCAACAGGTACATTAACCTTTAATGATTACTTTGGTAAAAATAACGTCAAAGATATTCATGGTATTTTAAATATTAAAGTTAATGGTACTCAAGAAAATGAAGCAAATGAATGGTTTTTAAACAAGGCTGGCTGGTTAGATTCACAAAATAAACCTAATTGGACAATTGTTTATAACCCACAATCAAAGAGTTTAACTAATGTACAAATCAAAGATACATTACAAAACAATCAAACTTATGATGTTAACTCAATTCAACTATGGTACGGTCATGTCGTAAATAACCAATTCGTAGCGGATCAAAAAGTAACAAACCCAGTAGAACAAGGTTTAGTTAAATTATCAAATAACAATACAGAAATGACAGTTAAGTTTGATAAATTAGATAAAGCTGTTCAATTGGTATATCAAACAAATGCAAATACATCTAATGGAGAAGTTTCACTGGTAAATAATGTCGATGCAAGTTGTGATCAATTAGGATCAGCAACAATGACTTCAACAATTGAAGTTGGTGGTGACGCTACTGCAGCAGGTACACAAAATGCTTCTTCAAGTAGTTCAATTATGAGTTCTAGTTCAAGTGCAAATTCATCAAGTGTGAGTGCAAGTTCTAGTTCAAGTGTATGCTCATCTAGTTCAACTATTAGTTCTAGCATGATTTCATCATCAAGTACAAACTGTAGACCAAATAATCCACATCGTCCTTGTCGTCCACAAAGACCATGTCATCCACAACATCCATGTCACCCATGCCACCCATGTCGTCCACAAAGACCAGTGTGCCCCCCCACATTGTCATAA
- a CDS encoding DNA-3-methyladenine glycosylase I, whose amino-acid sequence MRCSWANQNILTQKYHDNEWGIPCHNDRMLFELLTLEIFQAGLNWNLILQKRLAFKHAFDDFNVNIVKNYNEDKIETLLQDKNIIRNKRKIEATINNAKIISELDNSLNEYIWSFTNFKTIKHHYADYHNIPPQTELSKEISKQMKKDGFLFTGPVTIQSFIQAIGMINDHETTCFKY is encoded by the coding sequence TTGCGTTGTTCATGGGCAAACCAAAATATATTAACTCAAAAATATCATGATAATGAATGGGGAATCCCCTGTCATAATGATCGTATGCTTTTTGAATTGCTTACACTCGAAATTTTTCAAGCTGGCTTAAATTGGAATTTGATTTTACAAAAAAGACTCGCATTTAAACATGCATTTGATGATTTTAACGTAAATATTGTAAAAAACTATAATGAAGATAAAATTGAAACTCTTTTACAAGATAAAAATATTATTCGTAACAAACGTAAAATTGAAGCTACAATTAATAATGCTAAAATAATTTCTGAGCTAGACAATTCTTTAAATGAATACATTTGGTCATTTACTAATTTCAAAACCATTAAACATCATTATGCTGATTATCATAATATTCCACCTCAAACCGAGTTATCGAAAGAAATCAGTAAACAAATGAAAAAAGATGGTTTTCTGTTTACAGGGCCTGTAACAATTCAATCATTTATTCAGGCCATTGGAATGATTAATGATCACGAAACCACTTGCTTTAAATATTAA
- a CDS encoding DUF805 domain-containing protein yields MDKFSSKDGSFVEGWKNFWKGYFNFKGTATRPELLWGILIYLVVSSLSGYILKCIILLSVKGNFCFYYGISFLVGIAFFIPLLALNARRLRALGVKDNVNYCLVIIQGALLFLLPGIYVVYSIILSFYLIFKKTDTEIEATPLPEINFKNKSRAFKLTYDLLVIVYLFASFKVSVWEARFILSGAGPWAIIFTFGLAFVIFLIPEIIFFNALKVKTKKRMVSAIAFNGLFYLFLNGLLTAPRLDGDEGGVTHFYAFNWRQSAAFYFAISIVVGIALVLMCYSKRSLKQKILILTCSSLIGLAFAGITVMITQKQKTETLTEIRSRYRREVRSVKKEMLTDLADSVTGVHEVKFAVLSPSEVTLKNNEGCDSDRGCDVENDVLLIELNGKQIKSSDYYELLDSGENNSKQKQELATKYGIQINHDNKKTKVADIQQKEVIWNQSKLNKFQAEN; encoded by the coding sequence ATGGATAAATTTTCAAGCAAAGACGGATCTTTTGTTGAAGGTTGGAAAAATTTTTGGAAAGGTTATTTCAACTTTAAAGGGACGGCAACTCGACCAGAATTACTATGGGGTATCTTGATTTATTTGGTAGTGTCTTCACTTTCAGGATATATTTTAAAATGCATTATATTATTATCAGTTAAGGGAAATTTTTGTTTTTATTATGGTATTTCATTTCTTGTAGGAATAGCCTTTTTCATTCCTTTATTGGCTTTGAATGCACGCCGATTACGTGCTTTAGGTGTTAAAGATAATGTGAATTATTGTCTTGTCATCATTCAAGGAGCTTTATTATTTTTACTCCCTGGAATCTATGTGGTTTATTCAATCATTCTTTCATTTTATTTAATTTTTAAAAAAACTGACACAGAGATTGAAGCAACTCCTTTACCAGAAATCAATTTTAAAAATAAGAGTAGAGCATTCAAACTTACATATGATTTGTTAGTAATAGTTTATCTTTTTGCATCATTTAAAGTATCGGTATGGGAAGCTCGTTTTATTTTATCTGGAGCAGGCCCATGGGCTATTATATTTACATTTGGACTAGCATTTGTTATTTTCTTAATTCCAGAAATTATTTTTTTTAATGCGTTAAAAGTAAAGACCAAAAAACGGATGGTAAGTGCAATAGCATTTAATGGATTATTTTATTTATTTTTAAATGGACTTTTAACGGCTCCTCGTCTTGATGGTGATGAAGGTGGCGTAACTCATTTTTATGCATTTAATTGGCGCCAATCTGCTGCATTCTATTTTGCAATTAGTATAGTAGTAGGGATTGCTTTAGTTTTAATGTGTTACTCAAAACGTTCACTTAAACAAAAAATACTTATCTTAACTTGTTCTAGTTTAATTGGTTTGGCTTTTGCGGGAATAACAGTTATGATTACGCAAAAGCAAAAAACTGAAACCTTAACTGAAATCCGCAGTCGGTATCGAAGAGAAGTTCGTTCAGTAAAGAAGGAGATGCTTACTGATTTAGCTGATAGCGTTACTGGTGTTCATGAAGTTAAGTTTGCAGTTCTTTCACCATCAGAAGTCACATTAAAAAATAATGAAGGATGTGATTCAGATAGAGGATGCGATGTTGAAAATGATGTGCTTTTAATTGAACTAAACGGTAAACAAATTAAAAGTAGTGATTATTATGAACTATTAGATTCAGGTGAAAATAATAGTAAGCAAAAGCAAGAATTAGCTACTAAATATGGTATTCAAATCAACCATGATAATAAAAAAACAAAAGTTGCTGATATTCAACAAAAAGAAGTCATTTGGAATCAAAGCAAACTTAATAAGTTTCAAGCAGAGAATTAA
- a CDS encoding Ig-like domain-containing protein, which translates to MRVHNFLLVIFIILIGLIYGVSKVRAAEIIATGTNGSEAIVTTGSGRVITDTSKLSKYRSYNIDWNFNIPDNVSIQQGDTLKFQLPTNMAANANLNFDVKNSENIVIGNFVINEGDQSGTLTFNNYFKTHNDFDRHGSIHITANGSVASSENEDNWNINKVAWVDNQDHILWNIAVNAEKGYSHLTIKDTADNSQTILENSIVIQQGYYTEEGQFIATKTLPVDATVTGNQMTINLNNINGIVNITYQSKSNKIGTLTNDVQGFPSGGQGGKPQSSNWECKTSIFYDGDGNISDETSSNQTKVISSSLSSNSEESSSTSSSVINSSSTQSTNVQSTNLISQPSKSSNFESSSSKISSSSNLSSSSSISKISLNAKKTTSSNLKNDPTEKSHKLVLPNLGSSNGILLEAIGVILLLSTVITFYHKNN; encoded by the coding sequence ATGAGAGTGCATAATTTTTTGTTAGTTATTTTTATTATCCTTATAGGATTAATTTATGGTGTTTCTAAAGTAAGGGCAGCTGAAATTATTGCAACAGGAACAAATGGATCAGAGGCAATCGTAACTACTGGCTCAGGAAGAGTTATTACTGATACTTCGAAGTTAAGTAAATATCGCAGTTACAATATTGACTGGAATTTCAATATTCCTGACAACGTTTCTATACAACAAGGAGACACATTAAAATTTCAATTACCCACTAATATGGCAGCCAACGCTAATTTGAATTTTGATGTAAAAAATTCCGAAAATATAGTAATTGGCAATTTCGTAATCAATGAAGGTGATCAATCCGGAACTTTAACTTTCAATAATTACTTTAAAACTCATAACGATTTTGATCGTCATGGATCAATTCACATTACAGCTAATGGTTCCGTTGCTAGTTCTGAAAATGAAGACAACTGGAATATTAATAAAGTAGCCTGGGTTGATAATCAAGACCACATTTTATGGAATATTGCTGTTAATGCTGAAAAAGGTTATTCGCACCTTACAATTAAAGATACTGCTGATAATAGCCAAACAATTTTAGAAAATTCTATTGTAATTCAACAAGGCTACTACACCGAAGAAGGACAATTCATTGCTACTAAAACCTTACCAGTCGACGCAACTGTTACTGGAAATCAAATGACAATCAATCTTAATAATATAAATGGTATCGTCAACATCACATATCAATCAAAAAGTAACAAAATTGGGACTTTAACCAATGATGTTCAAGGATTTCCTTCAGGTGGCCAAGGTGGCAAACCACAATCAAGTAATTGGGAATGTAAAACATCTATCTTCTATGATGGTGATGGCAACATTTCAGATGAAACTTCATCCAATCAAACAAAAGTTATTTCATCATCACTAAGTTCAAATTCAGAAGAATCAAGCAGTACTAGTTCAAGTGTTATTAATAGTTCTTCAACTCAGAGCACTAATGTACAATCTACTAATTTAATTTCCCAACCATCAAAGAGTTCTAATTTTGAGTCGAGTTCTAGTAAAATATCAAGTTCATCAAATTTATCAAGTAGTTCTTCTATTTCAAAAATTAGTTTAAATGCGAAAAAAACTACTAGTTCTAATTTAAAAAATGATCCTACCGAAAAAAGTCATAAATTGGTTCTGCCTAATTTAGGAAGTTCAAATGGCATTCTTTTAGAAGCTATTGGAGTTATTTTGTTACTTAGTACAGTGATTACTTTTTATCATAAAAACAATTAA
- a CDS encoding AEC family transporter — protein sequence MIFIIKNDIIPILIIMLLGYICGKFHVFDDDQRQGLNKLVLNIALPAALFIAIVKATRKIFAQDIVLTIISVVGVTGLFMLSYYLDKWMFHRSTQEAAVCALIAGSPTIGFLGFAVLDPIYGNNVTTNLVIGIVSIVVNAITIPIGLALINQGQAKLRASVAKKGGSSLNNKPSPKKADPKKTQTMLVDTQSIPEGVPVTDAEAKALREHGIKREIDLARAEYEYTKLEDADKKPSVWLSILNAIKQPVAAAPLLAVIFVLVGIHIPNSWTPTFDLIAKANSGVAVLAAGLALSTVKFSIDKEALWNTFYRLFLTPAIIVATAYLCGMGSDPNKIAMLCLAVGLPPAFSGIIISSRYNIYVKEGASSVAISTVGFALSCIFWIWALPLIAHLF from the coding sequence ATGATTTTTATTATTAAAAATGATATTATTCCAATTCTTATCATTATGTTACTAGGGTATATCTGCGGTAAATTTCACGTTTTTGATGATGATCAAAGACAAGGACTAAATAAGTTAGTTCTAAATATTGCTTTACCTGCAGCATTATTTATTGCAATCGTAAAAGCTACTAGAAAGATTTTTGCTCAAGATATTGTTTTAACAATCATTTCTGTAGTTGGTGTAACTGGATTATTCATGCTAAGTTACTATTTAGATAAATGGATGTTTCATCGTTCAACACAAGAAGCTGCTGTTTGTGCGCTAATTGCTGGATCTCCTACAATTGGTTTCTTAGGTTTTGCGGTTCTGGATCCTATCTATGGTAATAACGTTACTACTAACTTAGTTATTGGAATTGTTTCAATCGTCGTTAATGCAATTACAATTCCAATCGGATTAGCCTTAATTAATCAAGGCCAAGCTAAATTACGAGCTAGTGTCGCTAAAAAAGGTGGCAGCAGTTTAAATAACAAGCCCAGCCCTAAAAAAGCTGATCCTAAAAAAACACAAACTATGTTAGTTGATACACAAAGCATTCCTGAAGGGGTACCAGTAACTGATGCTGAAGCTAAAGCATTACGAGAACACGGAATAAAACGTGAAATAGACCTTGCACGGGCAGAATACGAATATACCAAACTTGAAGATGCTGATAAAAAGCCATCCGTTTGGCTATCAATTTTAAATGCTATTAAACAACCTGTTGCTGCTGCACCTTTATTAGCAGTTATTTTTGTTTTAGTAGGAATTCATATTCCAAATTCATGGACACCAACCTTTGATTTAATTGCTAAAGCTAATTCGGGGGTTGCTGTTCTCGCTGCAGGTCTTGCCTTATCAACTGTAAAATTTTCTATTGATAAAGAAGCACTTTGGAATACTTTTTATCGACTATTTCTAACACCAGCAATTATTGTTGCCACTGCATATTTATGTGGTATGGGATCAGATCCAAATAAAATCGCAATGTTATGTTTAGCTGTAGGTTTACCACCTGCATTCTCAGGAATTATTATTTCTAGCCGTTATAACATCTATGTTAAAGAAGGTGCAAGCTCAGTTGCTATTTCAACTGTCGGTTTTGCCCTTTCATGTATTTTCTGGATTTGGGCATTACCACTAATTGCACATCTTTTCTAA
- a CDS encoding adenylosuccinate synthase, translated as MSSIVIMGSQWGDEGKGKMTDYLGQKADMIVRFQGGNNAGHTITFNQHTYKLQLIPSGIFESDKTNIIGNGVVVNPKALLAELATLKQAHIDTSNLKISSRAHVILPYHIQLDISQEEQRGKSKVGTTKNGIGPAYMDKAARIGIRMCDLLEKDTFEAKLKENLAQKNALFTKIYNVEPFDFDEIFNEYYEYGQQLKEYVTDTSVLVNEALEQGKKVLFEGAQGVMLDLDHGTYPYVTSSNPIAGGALVGAGMGPQNIDNMVGICKAYSTRVGEGPFPTELTDQTGDYIRETAHEYGTVTGRPRRIGWFDAVAMQHARRVSGMTCLSLNLLDILSGLKKIKICKAYELDGKQINYYPASLKELERCKPIYEELDGWDEDLSGLTEYDQLPANAQKYLKKIEELTGLPIITISVGPSREQTIILKDAWEA; from the coding sequence ATGTCATCAATTGTTATTATGGGAAGCCAATGGGGCGACGAAGGAAAAGGAAAGATGACGGATTATTTAGGGCAAAAAGCCGATATGATAGTTCGTTTTCAAGGTGGTAATAATGCTGGTCACACTATTACATTCAATCAGCATACATACAAATTACAATTAATTCCTTCAGGGATTTTCGAATCCGATAAGACAAACATTATCGGCAACGGTGTTGTTGTCAATCCTAAAGCCTTATTAGCTGAATTAGCCACTCTTAAACAGGCACATATAGACACTTCAAATCTTAAAATTTCAAGTCGTGCACACGTCATTTTACCTTATCATATTCAATTAGATATTTCTCAAGAAGAACAACGTGGAAAAAGCAAAGTTGGAACAACTAAAAATGGAATCGGTCCTGCATACATGGACAAAGCTGCAAGAATTGGCATTAGAATGTGTGATTTATTAGAGAAAGATACATTTGAAGCTAAGTTAAAAGAAAATTTAGCACAAAAAAATGCACTCTTCACAAAAATCTATAATGTAGAACCATTTGATTTTGATGAAATCTTTAATGAATACTATGAATATGGTCAACAATTAAAAGAATATGTTACAGATACTTCTGTTTTAGTTAACGAAGCTTTAGAACAAGGTAAGAAGGTCTTGTTTGAAGGAGCTCAAGGGGTCATGCTTGATTTAGATCATGGTACATATCCATATGTAACGTCATCTAACCCAATTGCTGGTGGAGCATTAGTTGGTGCAGGTATGGGACCACAAAATATTGATAATATGGTAGGAATTTGTAAAGCATATTCTACTCGTGTTGGTGAAGGTCCATTTCCAACGGAATTAACTGATCAAACTGGAGATTATATTCGTGAAACTGCACATGAATATGGAACTGTAACTGGTCGTCCACGTAGAATTGGTTGGTTTGATGCAGTTGCAATGCAACATGCGCGTCGAGTTTCAGGGATGACTTGTTTAAGTTTAAACTTACTTGATATTTTAAGTGGACTTAAGAAAATTAAGATTTGTAAGGCTTATGAATTAGATGGGAAGCAAATTAATTACTATCCAGCAAGTTTGAAAGAATTGGAACGTTGCAAACCAATTTATGAAGAACTAGATGGATGGGATGAAGATTTAAGTGGCTTAACAGAATATGATCAACTTCCTGCAAATGCTCAAAAGTATTTGAAGAAGATTGAAGAATTAACTGGATTACCAATTATTACAATTTCTGTAGGTCCAAGTCGAGAACAAACAATTATTTTGAAGGATGCATGGGAGGCTTAA
- the purB gene encoding adenylosuccinate lyase: MLARYSRPEMAKIWTDENRYDAWLKVEIAVTNAWSKLGVVPAEDAKKIAENATFTAERVAEIEETTHHDVVAFTRTVSESLGEEKKWVHYGLTSTDVVDTAQGYLLKQANKILRQDLAELKATVKEMALKYKDTVMIGRTHGVQAEPMTFGLKMCRWYTEIQRDIERFEHAAKGVECGEISGAVGTYANVPPEVEESVMEELGLNRQPVTSQILPRDLHAEYIASLALIATSLEEFATEIRSLQRSEIHEVEEHFNEGQKGSSAMPHKRNPIGSENICGMARVLRGNVVTAYEDVALWHERDISHSSAERVILPDTTIGLDYMLTRFNRILKKLDVFPETMKENMGRTYGLIYSQRLLLKLINTGMSREQAYDMVQKLTAKSWNEHKQFKQLVENSKIADVLPQSEIDDAFDYHYHLRYINDIYQKVFPDEN; encoded by the coding sequence ATGTTAGCAAGATATTCACGTCCAGAAATGGCAAAAATATGGACAGACGAAAACAGATATGATGCATGGTTAAAAGTAGAAATAGCAGTTACAAATGCGTGGAGTAAATTAGGAGTAGTACCTGCAGAAGATGCTAAGAAGATTGCAGAAAATGCAACTTTTACAGCAGAACGTGTTGCTGAAATCGAAGAAACGACACATCATGATGTCGTAGCATTTACACGAACAGTTTCTGAATCTTTAGGTGAAGAAAAGAAATGGGTTCACTATGGTTTAACAAGTACAGATGTTGTTGATACTGCACAAGGATATTTGTTAAAACAAGCTAATAAGATTTTACGTCAAGATCTAGCTGAACTTAAAGCTACAGTAAAAGAAATGGCTTTGAAATACAAAGACACTGTAATGATTGGTCGGACTCATGGTGTTCAAGCTGAACCAATGACATTTGGTTTAAAGATGTGTCGTTGGTATACAGAAATCCAACGTGATATTGAACGTTTTGAACATGCTGCTAAAGGTGTTGAATGTGGGGAAATCAGCGGGGCAGTTGGAACATATGCTAATGTGCCACCTGAAGTTGAAGAAAGTGTTATGGAAGAACTCGGACTTAACCGTCAACCTGTTACAAGTCAAATTTTGCCACGTGATTTACACGCTGAATATATTGCAAGTTTAGCCTTGATTGCAACAAGTTTAGAAGAATTTGCAACTGAAATTCGTTCATTGCAACGTTCAGAAATTCATGAAGTTGAAGAACATTTTAATGAAGGTCAAAAAGGATCTTCTGCAATGCCACATAAACGTAATCCAATTGGTTCAGAAAATATTTGTGGAATGGCTCGGGTATTAAGAGGAAATGTTGTAACAGCATATGAAGATGTTGCATTATGGCATGAACGTGATATTTCACATTCATCTGCAGAACGAGTAATTTTGCCTGATACAACAATTGGATTAGATTACATGTTAACTCGTTTCAATCGTATTTTGAAAAAATTAGATGTTTTCCCAGAAACAATGAAAGAAAATATGGGAAGAACATATGGATTAATTTATAGTCAACGTCTACTTTTGAAATTAATTAATACTGGAATGTCACGTGAACAAGCTTATGATATGGTTCAAAAATTAACTGCAAAATCATGGAATGAACATAAGCAATTTAAGCAATTAGTAGAAAATAGTAAAATTGCTGATGTATTACCACAATCAGAAATTGATGACGCTTTTGATTATCATTATCATTTACGTTACATTAACGATATTTATCAAAAAGTATTTCCTGACGAAAACTAA
- a CDS encoding SpaA isopeptide-forming pilin-related protein, translating to MQKDIRLHLLRSIFATLGVIIGMLVFFQCRINASDVAVNGLAENQAVIKDLKGNQVSDTQELNKYEYFKVTYHWSIPDSETIESGDTVTFEIPNNIRVCSDVTFNITDAQGQTVGKAKIKANSSTGTVTFSNIPTEFRYNRHGTLTFYGEGKVEQQTDINNWMIDKGGWVNDAKIGPDGKPTQLYWNVVLNPAGKTISNVTFVDKPQNGQTIMTDTIVAYKVDGQELGEQLDPTLTQDENGNVTLNFGDINYPIYIKYQTKLSSDAVTNSTDEWENTGIINWNNTSSEKAAAIMRYGGLGVADGYDGSVELEKLSEETNQPLQGAVFNLEDEEGNVIESDLITDENGQILIANIKDGNYQFVETKAPEGYQLNTTPIKFTIDDTNPEKLHIKLTAFNQKAVSSSSSSSSILSSSSSLSSLSSIFSSSSSASSSSSILSSSSSILSSSSAISSSSSLSSSSSSASSSSSVIPSMSSSSSSSSSIIASTSSSTSVPAISSNLSSSSSSSNQPIISSSSTGQKVPVQSSQSSILSSSLPMYSSSVLPSSSSNLVPSELINSVSSSQSTITDTGKNIDDPQSSTTTKSPVISTTKAPTSFDNKNDDPVVLIGKSEKASSHVNSVKSSKNASSKASLPQTGENQKLGNTISIIGIVTMTIAAGAIIFKVK from the coding sequence ATGCAAAAGGATATAAGGCTACACCTTTTACGCTCAATTTTTGCAACATTGGGTGTCATTATAGGTATGCTAGTATTTTTCCAATGCCGTATAAATGCTAGCGATGTTGCTGTTAACGGCTTAGCAGAAAATCAAGCAGTGATAAAAGATCTTAAAGGGAATCAAGTTTCTGATACACAAGAATTAAACAAGTATGAATACTTTAAGGTTACATATCATTGGTCAATTCCTGATTCTGAAACAATTGAATCAGGTGATACTGTAACTTTTGAAATTCCTAATAATATTCGTGTGTGTAGTGATGTAACTTTTAATATTACTGATGCACAAGGTCAAACTGTTGGAAAGGCTAAAATTAAAGCTAATTCAAGTACAGGAACGGTAACTTTTTCTAATATTCCTACTGAATTTAGATATAATCGTCATGGAACATTAACATTCTATGGTGAAGGAAAAGTTGAACAACAAACAGATATTAACAACTGGATGATTGATAAAGGTGGTTGGGTTAATGATGCGAAAATAGGACCTGATGGAAAACCAACTCAATTGTACTGGAATGTAGTACTTAATCCAGCAGGAAAAACAATTTCAAATGTAACTTTTGTTGATAAACCACAAAATGGTCAAACAATTATGACTGATACGATTGTCGCATATAAAGTTGATGGTCAAGAATTGGGTGAACAGTTAGATCCAACACTTACTCAAGATGAAAACGGAAATGTGACTCTTAACTTTGGTGATATTAATTATCCAATTTATATAAAATATCAGACTAAATTAAGTTCTGATGCAGTAACAAATTCAACTGACGAATGGGAAAATACTGGAATTATTAATTGGAATAATACAAGTTCAGAAAAGGCAGCTGCAATAATGCGTTATGGTGGATTAGGCGTAGCTGATGGTTATGATGGTTCTGTTGAACTTGAAAAATTATCAGAGGAAACTAATCAACCACTTCAAGGGGCAGTCTTTAATTTAGAAGATGAAGAGGGAAATGTAATTGAATCAGATTTAATTACAGATGAAAATGGTCAAATTTTAATTGCTAATATTAAAGACGGAAACTACCAATTTGTTGAAACTAAAGCACCTGAAGGTTATCAATTGAATACTACACCAATTAAATTTACTATCGATGATACTAATCCAGAGAAATTGCATATTAAATTAACAGCATTTAATCAAAAAGCAGTTTCTTCAAGCTCAAGCAGTTCTTCAATATTATCTTCAAGTTCTAGTTTAAGCAGTTTATCATCAATTTTTAGTTCAAGTTCTTCTGCTTCAAGTAGCAGTAGTATATTAAGTTCAAGTAGTAGTATTTTAAGTTCATCAAGTGCAATAAGCTCAAGTTCAAGCTTAAGTTCATCAAGTAGTTCTGCTTCTTCAAGCTCAAGTGTAATTCCAAGTATGTCATCAAGCAGTAGCAGTAGTTCATCAATAATTGCTTCTACAAGTAGTTCTACTTCAGTACCAGCAATAAGTTCAAACTTAAGTAGTTCTTCAAGTTCAAGTAATCAACCAATTATAAGTAGTTCAAGTACAGGACAAAAAGTTCCTGTACAGTCAAGTCAGAGCTCAATATTATCATCAAGTTTGCCAATGTATAGTAGTTCAGTGCTACCATCATCAAGCTCAAACTTAGTGCCAAGTGAATTAATTAACAGTGTTTCAAGTAGTCAATCTACTATAACTGATACTGGTAAAAATATTGATGATCCACAATCATCAACTACAACAAAATCACCAGTAATTAGTACAACTAAGGCACCAACATCATTTGATAATAAAAATGATGATCCAGTAGTTTTAATTGGTAAGAGTGAAAAAGCAAGCTCACATGTAAATTCTGTAAAATCAAGCAAAAATGCAAGTAGTAAAGCATCTTTACCACAAACAGGTGAAAATCAAAAATTAGGTAATACTATTAGCATTATTGGAATAGTTACAATGACAATAGCAGCTGGAGCAATTATTTTTAAAGTTAAATAA